In Zingiber officinale cultivar Zhangliang chromosome 3B, Zo_v1.1, whole genome shotgun sequence, a single window of DNA contains:
- the LOC122054934 gene encoding uncharacterized protein LOC122054934 has product MANSPPKLQDPRSFSIPCKIGSELIPRAFCDLGASASLLPYPMGIVEDIPVEVGGCIVPTDFIILDMEEDPKISIILGRPFLATAGAIINVKSHRLSLEIGKEKIEFDLSDPSICNPSFQGNFCKINMHKVEGVQFP; this is encoded by the exons ATGGCGAATTCTCCACCAAAACTTCAGGATCCAAGAAGCTTCTCCATACCATGTaaaattggttctgaactcaTACCGAGAGCTTTCTGCGACTTGGGGGCCAGTGCTAGCCTACTTCC ATACCCAATGGGGATAGTGGAAGATATACCAGTTGAAGTGGGTGGATGTATAGTTCCCACagatttcattatcttggatatggaggaagaccCTAAGATATCGAttatccttggaagaccattccttgccacagctGGAGCCATCATCAATGTAAAAAGTCACaggttatccttggagatcggcaAAGAGAAGATTGAGTTTGATTTATCAGATCCCTCCATCTGTAACCCCTCTTTTCAGGGAAATTTTTGCAAGATCAACATGCACAAAGTCGAGGGAGTGCAATTTCCATGA